From Onychostoma macrolepis isolate SWU-2019 chromosome 05, ASM1243209v1, whole genome shotgun sequence, one genomic window encodes:
- the btg4 gene encoding protein BTG4 produces the protein MKEEIAATVFFIARLTKKHGKLDRVRREKFAVELTSVLFESYKSHWYLENPTKGQAFRCLRMNKAQTRDPVIEQACCQSDIVYENLGLPKEMTIWVDPGEVSCRYGEKSTPFCVTQLEGQKRDGEFSRRINNAVERASSDYHSGTSSDEEGGNTSMSSSISSSNSNSSSSNNSSSLSVPEPKCIPTVSNPNSVYQFSEFGQPPPMQNWGTYPKRKSYVSEGYQQHSSSGPYPPHKSFKGYRPSYAFSGPRVDRYHWVSKNRS, from the exons atgaaggaaGAGATTGCTGCAACAGTGTTTTTCATTGCAAGACTAACGAAAAAACATGGTAAACTGGATCGTGTCAGGAGGGAGAAGTTTGCTGTGGAACTGACCTCTGTGCTCTTTGAAAGTTACAAAAGTCACTGGTACCTAGAAAACCCAACCAAAGGACAAGCTTTTAG GTGTTTAAGGATGAACAAGGCTCAAACGAGAGACCCAGTTATTGAACAAGCTTGTTGCCAGAGTGACATTGTTTATGAAAATCTTGGATTACCAAAGGAAATGACCATTTGGGTTGATCCAGGAGAGGTGTCATGCCG GTATGGTGAGAAGTCCACCCCATTTTGTGTTACTCAGTTGGAGGGTCAAAAGAGAGATGGTGAGTTCTCTCGTAGGATAAATAATGCGGTGGAAAGGGCTTCATCGGACTACCACTCTGGAACCTCCTCAGATGAGGAGGGAGGAAACACCAGCATGAGCAGCAGCATTAGTAGCAGcaacagcaacagcagcagcagtaacaacagcagcagcctTTCTGTTCCAGAGCCTAAATGCATCCCAACGGTCTCCAACCCAAACAGTGTCTACCAG TTCAGTGAGTTTGGGCAGCCCCCACCTATGCAGAACTGGGGCACATACcctaaaagaaagtcatatgtcTCTGAGGGCTACCAGCAGCATTCCTCAAGTGGGCCATATCCACCTCATAAGAGTTTCAAGGGCTACAGGCCCTCCTACGCTTTCTCTGGTCCAAGGGTGGACCGATATCACTGGGTCAGCAAGAACCGCTCCTAG